The following proteins are encoded in a genomic region of Candida albicans SC5314 chromosome 4, complete sequence:
- a CDS encoding uncharacterized protein (Protein of unknown function; Spider biofilm repressed): MQVNQRKQQKSYKMRLFSNKFNQNNNNNLNNSHYKNNNVMDYTTNNQPNKDINKTIINNKVNTPSNSNNNNNNKQVNQHNNNNNTITMVNINNNNILNKQLNQVLNLVVIQDSTIMLTTNKLLSSSSSPLQSLVMLLQLVVV, from the coding sequence ATGCAGGTGAACCAAAGGAAGCAGCAGAAGTCATACAAGATGAGACTATTTCTGAACAAGTTCAAccagaacaacaacaacaatctcaacaacagccattacaagaacaacaacgtTATGGATTATACAACCAACAACCAACCCAACAAAGatatcaacaaaacaattatcaacaacaaggtCAATACTCCaagcaacagcaacaacaacaacaacaacaaacaagtCAACcaacacaacaacaacaacaatacgATTACTATggtcaatatcaacaacaacaatatccTCAACAAACAGCTCAACCAGGTGCTCAATTTGGTGGTTATCCAGGATTCGACTATAATGCTTACAACCAACAAGCttttgctgctgctgctgctgcctCTCCAGCTGCTAGTCATGTTGCTAcaattggtggtggtgtaG
- a CDS encoding DNA damage-responsive RNA polymerase-degradation factor (Ortholog(s) have role in protein ubiquitination, telomere maintenance, transcription-coupled nucleotide-excision repair, ubiquitin-dependent protein catabolic process and nucleus localization), translating to MSTYRKTYKNQSKRFNNGNNSNSTSTELTNLVEMFPDWEADELQGLLSENDNSLEIVIDLIVNNKVSKWEPIKKEKHKKKEHKDDTTDSVTGNANGASNSGSSNSTTASGDRRLNNKAKASTSSRPPKRQQHPNAAHKKNEKTERSKASTVSTTTTSATSSVTKESVPPSNSWAAALSNDKPKKQETKSEASESIPSSNDGGDAETVPEVEQAETLEESHQEPENVEEPIESVSEQSQPENTKPVLKSAAIPEPKQGSWASAIAPKTKPKPKTVSKPVPQPEESKPEEHIPVQEEAQPVESILEDKPAVEAVQPVQPPVEDEPVEAPAASSVAAVADASFSEPTASSIIDQQPQVVLPTTQQQVDSVGISFGSLSVDAGEPKEAAE from the coding sequence ATGTCAACGTATCGAAAAACATATAAGAATCAACTGAAACGATTCAATAATGGTAACAATAGTAATAGCACATCTACTGAATTGACAAATTTAGTTGAAATGTTCCCAGATTGGGAAGCAGATGAATTACAAGGTTTGTTGTCGGAGAATGATAACTCATTAGAAATTGTGATCGACTTGAtagttaataataaagtatCCAAATGGGAACCAATTAAGAAGGAAAAAcacaagaagaaagaacATAAAGACGACACAACCGATTCGGTGACTGGTAATGCCAATGGTGCATCAAATTCTGGATCTTCAAATTCTACCACAGCTTCAGGAGATAGAAGGCTCAACAATAAGGCTAAAGCTTCCACTTCTTCGAGACCTCCAAAGAGACAACAACATCCTAATGCAGCTCATAAGAAGAATGAAAAGACAGAAAGATCAAAGGCTTCAACTGTCTCCACTACTACAACAAGTGCAACTAGTTCGGTGACTAAGGAATCGGTCCCACCTTCAAATTCTTGGGCAGCAGCTTTATCTAACGATAAACcaaagaaacaagaaacCAAATCTGAAGCATCGGAAAGCATACCAAGCAGTAACGACGGTGGTGATGCTGAAACTGTGCCAGAAGTTGAACAGGCTGAGACATTAGAAGAATCTCATCAAGAACCAGAAAATGTTGAGGAACCAATTGAATCTGTTTCAGAACAATCACAACCAGAAAACACAAAACCAGTGTTGAAACTGGCAGCTATTCCAGAACCAAAACAAGGTTCATGGGCGTCAGCCATTGCACCAAAGActaaaccaaaaccaaagaCAGTTAGTAAACCAGTGCCACAACCAGAAGAATCAAAACCAGAAGAGCATATTCCAGTGCAAGAAGAAGCTCAGCCAGTTGAAAGTATTTTAGAAGATAAACCTGCAGTTGAAGCTGTTCAACCTGTTCAACCACCTGTTGAAGATGAACCAGTGGAAGCACCAGCTGCGTCTtctgttgctgctgttgcaGATGCTTCATTCTCTGAACCAACTGCTTCCTCAATTATAGatcaacaaccacaagTTGTGTTGCCAACtactcaacaacaagttgATTCTGTGGGTATTTCATTCGGATCATTGTCAGTTGATGCAGGTGAACCAAAGGAAGCAGCAGAA
- a CDS encoding putative tubulin tyrosine ligase (Ortholog(s) have cytoplasmic mRNA processing body, cytosol, nucleus localization), giving the protein MHVVLTNDDGPLNDKSCPYFKYLVDEIITTTDWDLSIVVPDQQRSWIGKAHFAGKTLSASYIYTKVSTLQPNDKINSFEGPFFRPEPKFHNDKEYQEWCLINSTPAACADIGIHHLYAHSKGKPIDLVISGPNFGKNSSNLYILASGTVGAAMEAVTHGIKSIALSYAFNNLDHDYYILKEAAKISVKLIKKLYQQIKNSSEIDLFSINIPLVDSLNLQSTKIFYAPILKNYWKSIYTPLSEPNEKGQLQFSWTPDFKKVYKDGLADENHTDSRVLLEEGISVTPLQAAFRVIEPLKGEIKLTDDEEEEEEEEKVANGNTLLITIPKESYIYDPITEPFKKLGYKITSDKSIINSNISTSIFHYGEYEDIDLDSISNENYFIPSYIYRKALIRKHYLANTVHHYVTKNPKSILKSAVPESYQLEVDYAEFLDDSLDDAYELRDEINKEEKLWILKPSMSDKGQGIRIFKTLDQLQEIFNSFEENDENEEDEEGVDEEDNGIILSQLRHFIVQEYKSNPLLLSKYDHKKFHLRTYVVCVGDLKVFIYKNILTLFAGEPYKLPGDEDEVVSLAGHLTNTCLQENEDPLVVPFWKLQGLADNDKNIVFEQICDITKELFKAATSVDKMNFQPINNAIEIFGVDFLVNSDFSVNLLEVNSYPDFKQTGDDLKEIIYELFERVATELVDPMINGNSLSVKNEASNLIEVL; this is encoded by the coding sequence atGCATGTGGTTTTAACTAATGATGATGGTCCATTGAACGATAAACTGTGTCCTTATTTCAAATATCTAGTTGATGAAATCATCACCACTACTGATTGGGATCTTTCAATAGTAGTACCAGATCAACAAAGATCATGGATTGGTAAAGCACATTTTGCTGGGAAAACATTATCAGCAAGTTATATTTATACCAAAGTATCAACTTTACAACCCaatgataaaataaattcatttgaaGGACCATTTTTTAGACCAGAACCCAAATTTCATAATGACAAAGAATATCAAGAATGGTGTTTAATCAATAGTACACCGGCAGCGTGTGCTGATATTGGTATTCATCATTTATATGCTCATTCTAAAGGTaaaccaattgatttagTTATTAGTGGACCCAATTTTGGTAAAAATTCGAgtaatttatatatattggCTAGTGGAACAGTAGGTGCTGCCATGGAAGCAGTTACTCATggaattaaatcaattgctTTGAGTTATGCGTTTAATAATTTGGATCATGATTATTATATCTTGAAAGAAGCGGCTAAAATATCagttaaattgattaagaaattatatcaacaaataaaaaattcttcagagattgatttattttctatTAATATTCCATTAGTTGATTCTTTAAATTtacaatcaacaaaaatattttatgctccaattttaaaaaattattggaaatcaatttatacTCCATTACTGGAACCTAATGAAAAAGGACAATTACAATTTTCATGGACACCagattttaaaaaagtttataaAGATGGATTAGCTGATGAAAATCATACTGATAGTCGAGTTTTATTGGAAGAAGGAATCAGTGTCACTCCTTTACAAGCTGCATTTCGAGTAATTGAGCCATTAAAAGgtgaaataaaattaacggatgacgaagaagaagaagaagaagaagaaaaggtAGCTAATGGAAATACTCTTTTAATTACAATACCAAAAGAATCATACATTTATGATCCTATAACTGAaccatttaaaaaattgggaTATAAAATTACTTCCGATAaaagtattattaattctaacatttcaacttcaatttTCCATTATGGTGAATatgaagatattgatttagATTCAATTAGTAACGAGAATTATTTCATTCCATCATATATTTATCGTAAAGCACTTATTCGTAAACATTATCTTGCCAATACCGTTCATCATTATGTCACCAAAAATcctaaatcaattttaaaatctGCTGTACCGGAAAGTTATCAATTGGAAGTTGATTATGCGGAATTTTTAGATGATTCATTAGATGATGCTTATGAATTGAGagatgaaattaataaagaagaaaaattatgGATTTTGAAACCTAGTATGAGTGATAAAGGTCAAGGTAtaagaatttttaaaacaCTCGATCAATTGcaagaaattttcaactcatttgaagaaaacGATGagaatgaagaagatgaggAAGGAGTAGACGAAGAAGATAACGGTATAATTTTGTCTCAACTTCGTCATTTTATTGTTCAAGAATATAAGAGTAATCCCTTGTTACTATCAAAGTATGACCATAAGAAATTCCATTTACGTACTTATGTTGTTTGTGTTGGTGATTTGAAagtatttatttataagAATATTTTGACCTTATTTGCTGGTGAACCATATAAATTGCCTGGTGACGAGGATGAAGTAGTATCTTTAGCAGGACACTTAACCAACACTTGTTTACAGGAAAATGAGGATCCGTTGGTGGTACCATTTTGGAAATTACAAGGTCTTgctgataatgataaaaacaTTGTGTTTGAACAAATTTGTGATATTACAAAAGAATTGTTTAAAGCTGCTACAAGTGTCGACAAAATGAATTTTCAACCAATTAATAATGCCATTGAGATATTTGGTGTAGATTTCTTGGTGAACAGTGATTTCTCCGTTAATCTATTAGAAGTTAATTCATACCCTGATTTTAAACAAACAGGAGATGATTTGAAAGAGATTATATACgaattatttgaaagaGTTGCCACTGAATTAGTTGATCCAATGATTAATGGAAATTCTTTACTGGTCAAAAATGAAGCAAGTAACTTGATAGAAGTTTTATag
- the TIM12 gene encoding Tim12p (Predicted component of the TIM22 complex, involved in protein import into mitochondrial inner membrane; flow model biofilm induced) codes for MSVFLGSSAQFSQATIDPEKIKLADIQFSAMAFTFNKLLRRCEQKCLLREYGEGELTKGEQECIDRCVSKYVKANVIIGEHLQKQRLDPFNSMPEYRKVQDILASSVKS; via the coding sequence ATGTCGGTATTTTTAGGAAGCTCAGCCCAATTTTCTCAAGCTACCATAGATCCAGAAAAGATAAAATTGGCCGATATACAATTCCTGGCCATGGCTTTTacttttaataaattattaagaaGATGTGAACAAAAATGTTTATTACGTGAATATGGTGAAGGTGAATTAACTAAAGGTGAACAAGAATGTATAGATCGTTGTGTATCAAAATATGTTAAAGCTAATGTGATTATTGGAGAAcatttacaaaaacaacGATTGGATCCTTTTAATTCGATGCCAGAATATCGAAAAGTTCAAGATATCTTGGCGAGTTCTGTGAAATCGTGA
- the FBA1 gene encoding fructose-bisphosphate aldolase (Fructose-bisphosphate aldolase; glycolytic enzyme; antigenic in murine/human infection; regulated by yeast-hypha switch; induced by Efg1, Gcn4, Hog1, fluconazole; phagocytosis-repressed; flow model biofilm induced; Spider biofilm repressed), whose protein sequence is MAPPAVLSKSGVIYGKDVKDLFDYAQEKGFAIPAINVTSSSTVVAALEAARDNKAPIILQTSQGGAAYFAGKGVDNKDQAASIAGSIAAAHYIRAIAPTYGIPVVLHTDHCAKKLLPWFDGMLKADEEFFAKTGTPLFSSHMLDLSEETDDENIATCAKYFERMAKMGQWLEMEIGITGGEEDGVNNEHVEKDALYTSPETVFAVYESLHKISPNFSIAAAFGNVHGVYKPGNVQLRPEILGDHQVYAKKQIGTDAKHPLYLVFHGGSGSTQEEFNTAIKNGVVKVNLDTDCQYAYLTGIRDYVTNKIEYLKAPVGNPEGADKPNKKYFDPRVWVREGEKTMSKRIAEALDIFHTKGQL, encoded by the coding sequence ATGGCTCCTCCAGCAGTTTTAAGTAAATCCGGTGTTATCTACGGTAAAGACGTCAAAGACTTGTTTGACTATGCTCAAGAAAAAGGTTTTGCCATTCCAGCTATCAATGTCACTTCATCCTCaactgttgttgctgctttAGAAGCTGCCAGAGACAACAAGGCTCCAATCATCTTGCAAACTTCTCAAGGTGGTGCTGCCTACTTTGCCGGTAAAGGTGTCGACAACAAAGATCAAGCTGCTTCCATTGCTGGTTCAATTGCTGCCGCTCACTACATTAGAGCCATTGCTCCAACTTATGGTATCCCAGTTGTTTTACACACTGATCACTGTgccaaaaaattattgccATGGTTTGATGGTATGTTGAAAGCCGATGAAGAATTCTTTGCTAAGACCGGTACTCCATTGTTCTCATCCCACATGTTGGATTTATCTGAAGAAACCGATGACGAAAACATTGCTACTTGTGCCAAATATTTCGAAAGAATGGCTAAAATGGGTCAATGGTTAGAAATGGAAATTGGTATCACTGGTGGTGAAGAAGATGGTGTCAACAACGAACACGTTGAAAAAGATGCTTTATACACTTCTCCAGAAACTGTTTTCGCTGTCTACGAATCTTTACACAAGATTTCTCCAAACTTTTCTATTGCTGCTGCTTTTGGTAACGTCCACGGTGTTTACAAACCAGGTAATGTGCAATTGAGACCAGAAATCTTGGGTGACCACCAAGTTTACGCTAAGAAACAAATTGGTACTGATGCTAAACACCCATTATACTTGGTTTTCCACGGTGGTTCTGGTTCTACTCAAGAAGAATTCAACACTGCTATCAAGAATGGTGTTGTCAAGGTCAACTTGGACACTGATTGTCAATATGCTTACTTGACTGGTATCAGAGATTACGTCACCAACAAGATTGAATACTTGAAAGCACCAGTTGGTAACCCAGAAGGTGCTGAcaaaccaaacaaaaaatactTTGACCCAAGAGTCTGGGTTAGAGAAGGTGAAAAGACCATGTCCAAGAGAATTGCTGAAGCTTTGGATATTTTCCACACTAAAGGACAATTGTAA
- a CDS encoding peptide alpha-N-acetyltransferase (Predicted peptide alpha-N-acetyltransferase; flow model biofilm induced): MSLITTINGLPYHQFDINNQDEFKQISNLISLHLSEPYSIYVYWYFLNNWPQYCYTVKEPETKKVIGVIISKIEPHRNVRMRGYIGMLVIDPKYRKQRLASNLVKLTIENMKSIDKVDEIMLETEVINQGALNLYESFGFLRTKRLYRYYLNTHDAYRLILPLGEKSRTRIAFLPPLE, translated from the coding sequence ATGAGTCTAATAACAACTATTAATGGGTTACCATACCACCAATTTGACATCAATAATCAAGATgaattcaaacaaatatctaatttgatttccCTACATTTATCAGAACCTTATTctatatatgtatattgGTATTTCTTAAACAATTGGCCACAATATTGTTATACTGTTAAAGAACCTGAAACTAAGAAAGTAATCGGGGTTATTATATCTAAAATTGAACCTCATAGAAATGTTCGAATGAGAGGATATATTGGTATGCTCGTGATAGATCCAAAGTATCGCAAACAAAGATTAGCTTCAAATTTGGTCAAattaacaattgaaaatatgaaatCTATAGATAAAGTTGACGAAATAATGTTGGAAACTGAGGTGATTAACCAAGGAGCATTGAATTTATATGAAAGTTTTGGATTCTTGAGAACTAAAAGATTATATCGCTATTATTTGAACACTCACGATGCTTATAGATTGATTTTACCATTAGGGGAGAAATCGCGAACAAGAATTGCCTTCTTGCCACCGCTTGAATAA
- the POL30 gene encoding proliferating cell nuclear antigen (Proliferating cell nuclear antigen (PCNA), forms homotrimeric sliding clamp for DNA polymerases; RNA abundance regulated by tyrosol, cell density; induced by flucytosine, interaction with macrophages; stationary phase enriched protein) has product MLEGKFEEAALLKKVVEAIKDCVKKCNFNCSEHGITVQAVDDSRVLLVSLLIGQTSFSEYRCDRDVTLGIDLESFSKIIKSANNEDFLTLLAEDSPDQIMAILEEKQKEKISEYSLKLMDIDSEFLQIDDMEYDAVVNMPSSDFAKLVRDLKNLSESLRVVVTKDSVKFTSEGDSGSGSVILKPYTNLKNERESVTISLDDPVDLTFGLKYLNDIVKAATLSDVITIKLADKTPALFEFKMQSGGYLRFYLAPKFDDDE; this is encoded by the coding sequence ATGTTAGAAggtaaatttgaagaagctgctttattaaaaaaagttgttgaagCCATTAAAGATTGTGTTAAAAAATGTAACTTCAATTGTTCAGAACATGGGATTACTGTACAAGCAGTGGATGATTCTCGTGTATTATTagtttcattattaattggtCAAACTTCTTTCAGTGAATATAGATGTGACAGAGACGTTACATTAGGTATTGACTTGGAAAGTTTCAGTAAGATTATCAAATCTGCTAACAATGAAGATTTCTTGACCCTTTTAGCTGAAGATTCACCAGATCAAATAATGGCTATTcttgaagaaaaacaaaaagagaaaatcaGTGAATATtctttaaaattaatgGATATTGATTCTGaatttttacaaattgatgatatggAATACGATGCTGTTGTGAATATGCCAAGTAGTGATTTTGCTAAACTTGTGAgggatttgaaaaatttaagTGAATCTTTAcgtgttgttgttactaAAGATTCCGTCAAGTTTACATCTGAAGGTGATTCTGGTTCCGGAAGTGTTATCTTGAAACCTTACACCaacttgaaaaatgaaagagAAAGTGTCACTATTAGTTTAGATGACCCAGTTGATTTGACTTTTGGTTTGAAATACTTGAATGATATTGTGAAGGCAGCTACATTATCCGATGTCATCACCATCAAATTGGCCGATAAAACTCCTgcattgtttgaatttaaaatgCAATCTGGAGGTTATTTGAGATTCTACTTGGCACCAAAAttcgatgatgatgagtaG
- a CDS encoding uncharacterized protein (Ortholog(s) have histone deacetylase activity): protein MLDSFSLEVISRFKEALSAQKLDTDRNSKTLNEENESLPVYNRGLKLSKTIQPSFNTLRSKVTEYGGKKYSVLSNESIEIDNLHNKRKWNEIYGDNKQDQNEDDEDDEEDDELEYDEDKEEHPLKKSRIIELLSPLNHPSEIISHPAISKTYKSQTLSKLASELIDLIEIEQTNLNWLNKLLQVLNGEDWFYLLEENLGLKDYDHGLDEDKKKKIEEKENNNKDNTVVEDEFEDEEENKADPFFALPTALKRYETYQQNLESSDPLKEELINYLQVSIQRQHEYIKNLISLRNGLVRADRLKSDLYKWGKEMYEKKSS from the coding sequence ATGTTAGATAGTTTTTCTCTTGAAGTTATATCTCGTTTTAAAGAAGCACTACTGGCTCAGAAATTAGATACTGATCGTAATTCCAAAACtttaaatgaagaaaatgagAGTTTACCAGTTTATAATCGAGGACTCAAATTGCTGAAAACAATTCAACCTTCCTTTAACACTTTAAGATCCAAAGTTACAGAATATGGAGGTAAAAAATATTCAGTTTTGTCAAATGAAAGTATTGAGATAGATAATTTACataataaaagaaaatggaaTGAAATATATGGTGATAATAAACAGGACCAAAATGAGGATGATGAGGATGACGAAGAGGATGACGAATTAGAGtatgatgaagataaagaagaacatccattgaaaaaatctcgaattattgaattattatcaccTTTAAATCATCCTTCAGAAATAATATCCCATCCAGCGATTTCCAAGACATATAAACTGCAAACATTATCGAAACTTGCCagtgaattgattgatttgattgaaatagAACAAActaatttgaattggttgaataaattattacaagTGTTGAATGGTGAAGATTGGTTTTACTTGCTAGAAGAGAATTTGGGTTTAAAAGATTATGATCATGGTTTGGATGAAgataagaagaaaaaaattgaagaaaaagaaaataataataaagacaATACGGTTGTTGAGgatgaatttgaagatgaagaagaaaataaggCTGATCCGTTTTTTGCCTTGCCGACTGCATTAAAACGATATGAAACTTATCAACAGAATTTAGAATCTAGTGATCCACTCAAGGAAGAACTTATAAATTATCTTCAAGTTAGTATTCAACGTCAACATGAATACATTAAGAATTTGATTCTGTTAAGGAATGGTTTGGTTAGAGCAGATAGACTAAAGAGTGATTTGTACAAATGGGGTAAAGAAATGTACGAAAAGAAGAGTAGTTAA